The genomic region TTGGACAACGCCGCCGTGCTGGAGATCCGTTCCGGGGTCCGGGCCGCCTTTGCCGCCAACTGGGCGGATTATGACGGGTTTGTCTGCATTATGGCGGCCGGTATCGTGGTCAGGGGGATTGCGCCTCTGGTGCGGGACAAGGGAAGCGATCCCTGTGTGGTGGTGGTTGACGAGCAGGGCGAAAACGTGATCAGCCTGCTTTCCGGCCATCTGGGCGGCGGCAATGTCCTGGCCCGCGGGGTGGCCGGGCTGATCGGTGGCCGCCCGGTGATCACCACTGCCTCGGATGTGCTGGGACTGCCCCCCCTGGATCTCTGGGTCCGGGCCCAGAATCTCATTCCGGCCAGCCGGCCGGCCCTGACCGCGGCCAGTGCCAGACTGGTCAACAGCGGCACTCTGCGCCTCTATTCCGAGGTGGCTGTTGAATCCCTGCCGAATGGTATCCAAGCCGTTACCTCTGTGGCAGAGGCGGATCTTATCGTCTCGAACAGGATCGATCGAGCAAGCGATGGTTTGCTTCTGCACCCGCGCAACCTGGTGGTGGGGATCGGCTGCAACCGGGGAACCCCAAGCGCTGAGCTGGAGGAAGCTCTGCGGGAATTTTTAACCGTTGGGCCGTTTTCCGGATTGTCGGTGCGCAACCTTGCCTCCATTGATCTGAAGCAGGATGAAACCGGGCTGCTGGAAATGGCCCGGAAGAATGGCTGGGAGGTTGATTTTTTTACCAGGCAAGAGCTGAACAGTGTGGCCGGGATTACTCCTTCGGCCGTGGTCTATAAGGCCATTGGCGCCAGAGGGGTGGCTGAACCAGCGGCACTTTTAAGCGCGGCAACTGAAACCTTACTCATGGAGAAACAGAAATGGCCCAATGTCACCCTGGCCCTGGCCCTGGCAGACTTTACGTTGTCGGCACAGGTCCCGGCAGCCTGAAACATCTGACCCCGGCGGCCCGGGAAGCAATAGAAGGGGCGGATTGCATCATCGGCTACAAAACCTATCTTGAGCTGATCCCCGGGTTGCTGCAAGGCAAGGAGGTGGTTTCATCCGAGATGATGAAGGAGGTCGAGCGCTGCCGCAAGGCCTTGGAAATGGCGGCCAGCGGCCGCATCGTGGCCCTGGTATCGGGCGGCGATCCCGGTATTTACGCCATGGCCGGCCTGGTGTTCGAGATGGCGCAAGGGCGGAACATCGATGTTGCCATCAAGGTCATTCCCGGGATCGCCGCCCTGAACGGTTGCGCCGCGGCCCTGGGCGCGCCGCTCATGCATGACTTTGCCGCCATCAGTCTTTCGGATCTGCTCACCCCCTGGGAGATGATCGAAAAACGGTTGCAAGCCGCGGCTGCCGCTGATTTCGTGATAGTTCTTTACAACCCGAAGTCAAAACGGCGCACCGAACAGATCATCAAGGCCCGGGGAATAATCAGTTCCCAGCGGGACCCGCAGACCCCGGTGGGCATTGTCACCGCCGCCAGCCGGGAAAATGAACGAATTGAACTGACCACCCTTGAAAAGATGCTCGATTGTGAGATCACCATGCAGTCCACAATAATCATCGGCAACTCCAAGACCTTTGCGTGGCAGGGTTTTATGGTAACCCCCAGGGGCTATGCCGGCAAATATGCCCTGTAAATGGTAGAGATTTTTTTATCTTGAGCCGAGACTCAAACCGGATCGCAATCTCCAATTGACGATCCTGTCAACAGGTGGTATCTCTTTTCAACATCACCTTGTAACGCAAAAACAGTTACATCAAAGTTGAGGGCGTCGGCAATACCAGGGCCATGAAGATGAGAGAGGTCCTGGATTGAGTACCTCGATTCAATTTCATTCTTTTATATCCGGGTAAAACCATGTCCCCCCCCGATTTCACCAATCATGAACTGCAACTTGCCTCCGATTTTGTTCAGTTCACCGGCTGCAATATTTTTTTGACCGGCAAGGCCGGCACCGGCAAAACCACCTTTCTTCATAATCTTGAGAAGAACACGGCAAAGCGGATGATCGTCACCGCGCCAACCGGGGTTGCGGCCATCAATGCCGGCGGGGTAACGCTTCATTCTTTTTTTCAACTCCCCTTTGGACCATTTGTGCCGGGCAGTGAGGGCCATGAGCGTCATTCCCAGCGCCAGTTCCGGTTCAGCAAAGAAAAAAAACGGATTATCAAAAGCCTTGATCTGCTGGTGATTGATGAAATAAGTATGGTGCGGGCCGACCTGCTTGACGCGGTGGATGAGGTGCTGCGCCGCCATCGCCGCAACACGCTGCCCTTTGGTGGAGTGCAACTGCTGATGATCGGCGACCTGCATCAGCTTTCGCCGGTGGCGAAACGCGATGAGTGGCAACTTTTGCGGCAATATTATGACTCGGTTTATTTTTTCAGCAGCAAGGCCCTTGCCCGAACGGAAATGGAGACCATTGAGCTGCGGCATATTTATCGTCAGTCGGATTCCCGTTTTATTGAACTGTTGAACCAAGTCCGGGACAACCGGCTGGATGCCCCTGGTATTGAGGCGCTGAACCAGCGTTATCTGCCGGATTTTGCACCGGGTGCCGACCAGGGCTATATAACCCTGACCACCCATAATCGCAGCGCTGAAGCGATCAACCAGACCAGACTTGATGTCCTTCCGAAAAAAGAACATCTTTTTGATGCTGAAATATCCGGGGATTTTCCTGAACATATCTATCCGGCCCCGGCCACGCTGGTCCTCAAAGAGGGCGCCCAGGTGATGTTTGTCCGCAATGATCCCTCGGCGGAGAAGCTCTATTATAATGGTAAGATCGGCAAAATAACCAAAATATCGGGTAAAGACATATCCGTTATCTGTTCCGGTGAGAAACGGAAAATCAAAGTTGAGCCGGTGGTCTGGCAAAATATCAAATATACGGTGAACGAGGAAAACAAGGAAATTGAAGAGGAGGTAATCGGCGCCTTTGAGCAGTACCCCCTGAAACTCGCCTGGGCGATCACCATCCATAAAAGTCAGGGGTTGACCTTTGAAAAGGCCATCATTGATGCCAAGGCAGCCTTTGCCCATGGTCAGGTTTACGTGGCCTTGAGCCGCTGTAAAACCCTGGAGGGTATGGTGCTCAGTTCTCCCATTGCGGCACAGGGAGTGGAAACCGACGAAGCAGTGATGCACTTTGACCGGAACGTCTGTCAAAACCCGCCGTCCGCGAGCAGACTCCAGGCCGCCAAAATCAGTTACCAGCAGGAGATCCTGCTTGACTGCTTTGATTTTCAACGATTACGCAGCCGACTGACCTATCTTGTCCGGCTTATACTGGGTAACGCCGGGGTCATTCAGGTGTCTGGTCTTGCTGATCTGGATCAACTGCAAAAAATGGCTGCCAAGGATATTTTTACGGTCAGTGAGAATTTCAAGCGACAATTGGCCGCCATTTTTGCGAATGGCGGCCTGCCGGAATCAGATGCCGTTATTCTGGAGCGTATCAGCAAGGCATCAAAATGGTTTCAGGAGAAGTTTGCGATGATTTTTGACGAGTTGGTGCAAAAATTGCGCGTGGAAACAGATAACCGCGAACTCCGTAAGAAGATCGATAATGCCATTGATCAGCTCAAACAGGAAATCGCGGTGAAACTTGCCGGGATTTGCTGCTGTGAGAAGGGTTTTTCACCGTCAAGTTACCTGCGGGCTGTTTCAGCCGCGGAACTTGACTTTATACCTGGAAAAACGAAAAAGAACCGGGCCCCGGCCTACACGGAATCGGATATTGCCCACCCGGAGCTGTATCAGGCGCTCAAGGACTGGCGTGCCCGCCAGGCCGAAGAGCAGCAGATTGCCCGTTATCAGGTCCTGCATCAGCGGGTATTGGTCCAGGTTGTGGTATGCCTGCCGGACACTATTGCTGCTCTATTGACGATAAACGGGGTGGGCAAGAAAACAATTGAGAAATATGGCGCGGAACTTGTGGCCATGGTCTCGGCCTATCGGCAAAAAAAGGGAATCGAGCAGGTGGTGTTGCCGGAGCCCGAGGCAGTGCCGCAAGAGAGCACCCCGCCCCCCCAAGATGCCCCGCCTGCCGGCACCAGGGATATTAGTTTTGATATGTTTCGTAACGGATTGACGATTGCGCAGATTGCCAGGGAAAGAGGCCTGGTGCAATCCACCATCGAAGCCCATCTCTGCTTTTTTGTGGAAACCGGCCAACTGGATATCAACAAACTGCTGCCGCCTGAAAAACAGCAGGCCATTACGGAAAAACTTGATGCGCTGCAGAGTAATTCCCTCAGTGAGGTAAAAAAAGAACTGGGCCCTGACTACACCTACGGCCAGATCAAAATGGTGCTGGCCCTTCGGAATTATCTGGGGGAGGGCTGAGGATATCACCCTGTCTATTGCATCTTGGCCGCTATAAACGCTTCTGTATCGTTGAGCAGGTTTGCCACCAGGTTTTCCGGCACCATTACAGGCCATTCGCGCCTGCTGCAGGGCGGCCATCAGCCGGTTTTGCTCGCTGGGGGTCAAGGGGCGGCGTCTGGCAATTCCAGTCAGTATGTTATAACGAGCGAGGTGGGGTAAGACAGGAAGTTTGGTAAAAGTCAATGGCAGGCTTGACCCGACCCATGACCTAATATACGATGCTCCCATGCCGTAACAAACGAATCACCTGAATACAGGGGCGGGATCTATGTTTAAATCGAAGATGTTTCCTTGGCTTATCTGCCTTTTGTTATTGATAACAGGATGTGTCACCACCGGCAGGGTATCGGATACAACAGCTGAAAAAAAATCCAATACGGCCCTGCAAAAATCCAATACAGCCGGCCCGGCTAAACCGGCGGCCATAAAATTCAGTCATTGCAGGAATCCGCGAAGCTGTTTTTACCAGGCCCACATCAGTCGCGGATGGAACAACAGCGCCTTTAAGTACCTCTCTGTTGACGGCTTACGCTTCTCGCAGGCCATAATCATGAATTACGCCAAGGACCCGAAGAACAACTCCATCTTTTTTCTGAAACCGGGCGGCGGTCTCGGCATAGAACTCAATGAGCATTATGATATCGAGGTTGCCTTTTATCCGCCGGATGAAAAAGGGCATGAAGTTTTCAAGCAGTTCAAGATCTATATCCTGGACGGAAACGGGGAAATCGTCCAGACCGAAGAAGTGACCGGCAGAATGAAAAAATACAGAATCACCAGATAGCGCTCATCCCATGAAAAAGATAATTTTTCTGATCTCTTTTCTGGTCATCGCTCACATCCCCCTGGCCTGGGCCGACTCCCTCATCTCCATCACCTCCGATGATATTGTTTTAAACGAGCCTGAATTCACCAAGTTCATCGAACAGAAACTCCCTTTTCTCATGGAGCGGGTCGTCAACCTGGGAAAAGAGGCTGAGCCCCTGCACCTGAACGTGGATTTTCAGAATTTTGAAGAGTTGTGGCAGGCGGTCAACAGTTACTACTCTCTGAAAAAAGACCTGTTAACCAACATTGACGAGTATAAAACAGAGGCGGCGCAGGTAAGAGAAGAAATTTTCAAACAGAAAGAACTCGAAGATACCGCAGCCATCAAACTAATCTTAAATTATAAGTTTCTTAAAAAGAATATCGATTATTCAGTAAAAAATCTTGAGACCCTGGACAATGACTTCAGAATGATATTTTTCATACTCAAGAGCAAACAGATAACAGCGCCGGCCGGAGAGGTGAAAGACCTGCGCAGCTATCTCGCCTTCATGCTCAACACGCTGGACGAGCTGAGAACAAAAAAGATTACTTCCAGGGAGTATGACCAGGCCCTGAAAGCAAAGTCCAGGCAAGCGGCCCTTATTGATAACGGGGATGCCCTCTGCCGGGAGTTTCAGCGGCTGGCCCTGGAAATCACTGATAAGGGACAGTTGACAAAAGCAGTAAAAAGTTTCTGGGCAGGCGTTAACGATACCCTGGCCACTGTATACAATTACGAACTCTATGTTGTTGAAAACAAAAAAATAACCATTGGCAGCATCCTCAAAATAATTGCCCTTATATCGTTCCTGATCCTGCTCTACTTTCTGGTCAAAAGAGTTATCTATTCCCGTTTCAGCGAGGAGGAGAGCAAGGGATATGCCGCGTACATGTTGTCCAAGTACGGCGTTATCCTGGCGGTTATACTGATTGTCCTCTTTGGCCTCGGTCTTGACCTGGCAAAGGTCACCCTGCTTGTTTCAGCCGTATCAGTGGGCATCGGTTTCGGATTGCAGAAAATTTTCTCAAACCTGGTCTCCGGCGTTATCCTGTTGCTGGACAAGTCAATCAAGCTGGGCGATACCATCCAGATAGGCGATGTCTACGGCACGGTTACTTCAATGAACGCCAGGTTTGTCTCGCTTCTGACGCGGGACGGCAGGGAATATCTGATACCGAATGAAAGACTCATTATCGACCAGGTGGTTAACCTGACACATAGCTCCTCCCGTTTCCGGCTTGCCGTTCCGGTGGGCATTTCCTATGCAAGCGATCTGGAGCAGGCCATGCAACTGATGAAACAGGCAGTGGGCAACCTGCCCAGGGTTTTGGCCGATCCGGAACCGGAAAGCCGGGTCATCGGATTCGGGGACAGCAGCATTGATCTTGAACTGCGCATCTGGATCACTGATCCGGCAAAAGGCATTATCAACGTAAAAAGCAAGGTGTATCTCGCCATCTGGAATGTTTTCCAGCAGCACAACATCGTGATTCCCTATCCGCAGCGGGATGTCTACCTCAAGAGCATGCCGGATATTTCGGCAGCGGAAGAAAACGAACCTGGTTGAGGAGTTGGAACGGGAAGGGGTGCGCAACCGGTCTCCGGCGGCAATAACAGTCAGGCTTACAGTGAATCGGAATGGGCCAGCGTGGTGCTCCCAAGAACCAGCATGGCCGGGCCATATCTGCCCGGCCACGACGAAACAACCAAAGGACTCGCTCCGGCATGGCGGACACAGTACTTCGTGGCCACTTTCATATAACCAGGACCAGGATGGCAGTACTCCTGCTGGTCGTTATCTCCATCGGCTATTTCTTCGTAATCAACCAGAAGATTTTGTTGTCCTTACCCTATCCGGCCCATGTTGATGAATCGCACCGGCTGGAGCCGGCCCTCCATATACTGCAGACCGGGGACCTGAATCCGCATTATTTCCACAAACCCTCCCTGCCCATTTACATTACCGCGGCAGGCCTGGCCGCAGGTTTTATGAACGAGGCCAGGAAGGGCTCTATCCGCGAGACGAAAGAGATCGGTTCTGTCTCGTATCCCTTTTACAGTCATCCTGAAATTGTCCTTATAGCAAAACAGATCTTTGCCCTGAGCAGCGCCCTGGCCATACTTTTTGCAGGACTGGCAGCCTATAAGGCCTACCACTTTCGTTTGCTGCTGTTTATGCCCGCCCTGCTGATACCGTTTTCAGAGATCTATGTCCGTAGCTCCTATCTCTATATCAATGTAAACATTCTCGGCGCCTTTTTCATTGGTGTGCTGCTCTACTATCTTGCCGTGACCCTGAGAAACAAGGGGGTGGCGGCAAAGGCGGTTATTCCGGGAATACTCTGTGGTCTGGTGATTTCCGCAAAATACAACCTGCTGCCGATTTACCTGCCCTGCCTGGGGTCGATTCTGTTCTATGAAAAGAATAAATTTTTCAGCAGGGCGGTTGTTCTGGTGGTGGTATCGGTGTTGACGGTTGTGGTGCTGAACCCCTATTTCCTGCTTGATCTGCCGACATTTCTCAGCCATACGGCCTTCCAGGTAAACCATTACATGGTAAGGGGCCACAGAGGGTTTGAAGGGACCCCCGGGGCACCGCAATTCATCTATTATATGCAGAGTATTATCGATCAATTCGGCGTGAGCGCCTTTCTGTTTTCACTGGTCGGGATTGTTTATTCAGTCAGGATCAACTGGAAGGTCGGGGTTATCTTTCTTTCTTTCCCGCTGGGGATGCTCCTGCTGATGAGCGCCAGCAAGGTGAACTTTCTTCGCAACCTGACCGCCGTATATCTCCTGTGGCCGATATTCGTGGTCATGGGAATGTTGTATGGTCATAAGCTGCTGGCCGGTTTCTTGCGGCGGATTGATTATTTCAACACCAGGTCCGTGCAGGCCGGATATCTTTCCATGGCCCTGGTGGGCCTGCTCCTGGTGGTAACGCTTCCTTTCAATTCCCTGGCGGTTAATATGACCGTGCAGGGTGATTCAAGGTCAGCGGTGGTCCAGTGGATCAAGAAACACGTTGACCCGGGGGCGACCGTCATACTCCCCGACGTACTGGGCATGGACACCCGGCCCCTCAGAACCGCTTACAAGGTGGTCAGTCTGCGCGCAACGGACATTAATTCCAGCCTGCTGAAAAGCAAATTCTTTAAAAAGAACTGCTATATCTTGCTGCCCTCCTATGGTTTTGAGGAGAGATGGCCGCCGACCGGCAAGCAATTACGGGCCATCGAACAATTACGGAACGGTTCGAGTCGGTTGATTGGATCCGGGCGGACGGAACTGATCGGTGTTTTCGGAGCCAACGATATTCTGTTGAACTATTTCAAGCCGCTCAGGAGCGGTAATCCCAGGATTACCCTCTTGAGATCAGCGTCCCAGCCAACCAGCGGGGCCGGACCAGGTCGGCCGGCCGCAGCCGCAACAACGGAATGAAGGTCGCCACAACATTATGTCCTTGCCATGCCGGAGCGGCGACCTTCGACTTTCGTATAAAACAAAGCCAGGGAGCATACCCCCCTGGGTTAACGCTGGCCCGTCCTTGATTCGGTGCGCCTGGCATGCGGGGTTACCGCCTGTCCGACCGTTTTCAGAAAACTGCGATGCTGGCGCGTCCTGGCCGCGAATCGCCTGAAAACATAGACCTTGACAACGTCGGTGATAAAGGCCGAGACAATCGAGTAGGACCAGATCAGGGCTATCTCGGGCCAGGAAATAGGGGTCATCATCCCGAATCCATAGGCAGCGATCAAGGTGCCGACAAGCTTGGTCACTATCGCGGCCCAGATCATTACCGGAGCGGGAAAGGGCCGCCGCCAGAAATGGCCCTTGCTGCGGGCGACAAACAAGACCAGATGACCGGCCACGGCCATCTTCAGAAAGACATAGGTCTGGATCTGGGGCACGGTGAGATGGAGCCAGTCCATGGCCAGCAGCAACATTCCGAAACTGCCCAGCAGTCCGACAATGCCCATGGCAGTGGCCACGGTGATTACCTGGTGCATGTCCCAGCGGGTCGGCCTGGGATCAAGGCCGGTATTATCATAGGCAATGGCCATGATCGGGACATCGTTGAGAAAGGCCAGGAGGATGATCATGATGGCGGTGATCGGATAGAAATTGAAAAAGATCATGGCCAGCACCACGAAAAACATGATCCGGATGGTCTCGCAGATCCGGTAGATGGCGTAGCTGTTCATCCGTTCAAAGATCCGCCGCGCCTCCTCCACCGCCTTGATAATCACCGAAAGCCCCGGCGCCGTGAGCACCAGGTCAGCGGCGGCCCGGGCCGCATCAGTGGCCCCGGAGACCGCGATTCCCACATCCGCCTGCTTGAGGGCCGGGGCGTCGTTCACCCCGTCCCCGGTCATGCCCACAATATGGCCGCGGCCCTGCAGGGCCTTGATGATGGCGAACTTGTGTTCCGGAAAGACCTGGGCAAAGCCGTCCGCCGTCTCGATGATCTCCGGCGCATCCGCCCGCAACACCCCCTGGTCGTCGCCTTCACGCAGGAAGGCCTCCACCGGTTGGATATTGGCGCTCAGGCCGAGCTTGCCGGCTATCTGGCGGGCAATGGCCACGTTATCCCCGGTAACCATCTTGATGGCAATGCC from Desulfobacterales bacterium harbors:
- a CDS encoding cobalamin biosynthesis protein, yielding MKVGILAITAGGKRLAGRLATVLDNAAVLEIRSGVRAAFAANWADYDGFVCIMAAGIVVRGIAPLVRDKGSDPCVVVVDEQGENVISLLSGHLGGGNVLARGVAGLIGGRPVITTASDVLGLPPLDLWVRAQNLIPASRPALTAASARLVNSGTLRLYSEVAVESLPNGIQAVTSVAEADLIVSNRIDRASDGLLLHPRNLVVGIGCNRGTPSAELEEALREFLTVGPFSGLSVRNLASIDLKQDETGLLEMARKNGWEVDFFTRQELNSVAGITPSAVVYKAIGARGVAEPAALLSAATETLLMEKQKWPNVTLALALADFTLSAQVPAA
- the cobJ gene encoding precorrin-3B C(17)-methyltransferase, producing MAQCHPGPGPGRLYVVGTGPGSLKHLTPAAREAIEGADCIIGYKTYLELIPGLLQGKEVVSSEMMKEVERCRKALEMAASGRIVALVSGGDPGIYAMAGLVFEMAQGRNIDVAIKVIPGIAALNGCAAALGAPLMHDFAAISLSDLLTPWEMIEKRLQAAAAADFVIVLYNPKSKRRTEQIIKARGIISSQRDPQTPVGIVTAASRENERIELTTLEKMLDCEITMQSTIIIGNSKTFAWQGFMVTPRGYAGKYAL
- a CDS encoding helix-turn-helix domain-containing protein; amino-acid sequence: MAAKDIFTVSENFKRQLAAIFANGGLPESDAVILERISKASKWFQEKFAMIFDELVQKLRVETDNRELRKKIDNAIDQLKQEIAVKLAGICCCEKGFSPSSYLRAVSAAELDFIPGKTKKNRAPAYTESDIAHPELYQALKDWRARQAEEQQIARYQVLHQRVLVQVVVCLPDTIAALLTINGVGKKTIEKYGAELVAMVSAYRQKKGIEQVVLPEPEAVPQESTPPPQDAPPAGTRDISFDMFRNGLTIAQIARERGLVQSTIEAHLCFFVETGQLDINKLLPPEKQQAITEKLDALQSNSLSEVKKELGPDYTYGQIKMVLALRNYLGEG
- a CDS encoding mechanosensitive ion channel; the encoded protein is MKKIIFLISFLVIAHIPLAWADSLISITSDDIVLNEPEFTKFIEQKLPFLMERVVNLGKEAEPLHLNVDFQNFEELWQAVNSYYSLKKDLLTNIDEYKTEAAQVREEIFKQKELEDTAAIKLILNYKFLKKNIDYSVKNLETLDNDFRMIFFILKSKQITAPAGEVKDLRSYLAFMLNTLDELRTKKITSREYDQALKAKSRQAALIDNGDALCREFQRLALEITDKGQLTKAVKSFWAGVNDTLATVYNYELYVVENKKITIGSILKIIALISFLILLYFLVKRVIYSRFSEEESKGYAAYMLSKYGVILAVILIVLFGLGLDLAKVTLLVSAVSVGIGFGLQKIFSNLVSGVILLLDKSIKLGDTIQIGDVYGTVTSMNARFVSLLTRDGREYLIPNERLIIDQVVNLTHSSSRFRLAVPVGISYASDLEQAMQLMKQAVGNLPRVLADPEPESRVIGFGDSSIDLELRIWITDPAKGIINVKSKVYLAIWNVFQQHNIVIPYPQRDVYLKSMPDISAAEENEPG